The following coding sequences lie in one Cannabis sativa cultivar Pink pepper isolate KNU-18-1 chromosome 5, ASM2916894v1, whole genome shotgun sequence genomic window:
- the LOC133037705 gene encoding F-box/kelch-repeat protein At3g06240-like: MASFCNLPRNILGRIMLLVPPDSVLQFKFVNKFCYSLISGLIKDQKFVSKHLFITKNQSSASLLFKRPFIHVDDHLIKYPLLTIIYDDDDDDDDDGDDDDDDVKLFYSVVPVPGSISLPLIHDERCNDENQWNRFYHCDGLILQVNPLGRMMLCNPCLKESMILPQPRNTTIKGPYTNIGFEFDSKTNDYKCVAIWFDDEDYAFEVYTVGSDSWREINMSQDVIVGIMGAKLQDGLCWNGVCYWFVVFDDTYENVLTFNVSNEEFDLIRDLPVGELLVSDDRPHLSVWNDSLVLCWRDTDNNLCISTMDGTKNVQLPTLDCHFRVLPFSKNDDFLIKFWRDYGTQTQFVSCNFPRGISMIFYVLARNIAAFFECFYVKTLVSIKRRGEVDQK, from the coding sequence ATGGCAAGTTTTTGTAATTTGCCAAGAAACATATTGGGGAGAATTATGTTATTGGTACCTCCTGATTCTGTGCTTCAGTTTAAATTTGTGAACAAGTTTTGTTATTCGCTGATCTCGGGTTTAATCAAAGACCAGAAATTTGTTTCCAAGCACCTCTTCATTACCAAAAACCAGTCCTCTGCATCCTTACTTTTCAAAAGGCCTTTCATCCATGTCGATGATCACTTAATCAAATACCCGTTATTGactataatatatgatgatgatgatgatgatgatgatgatggtgatgatgatgatgatgatgttaaGTTGTTCTATTCAGTTGTACCTGTCCCAGGATCTATTAGTTTACCTCTTATTCATGATGAAAGGTGCAATGATGAGAATCAATGGAATCGGTTTTATCACTGCGACGGACTCATTTTGCAAGTAAATCCTCTTGGGAGAATGATGTTATGCAATCCTTGTTTGAAAGAATCCATGATTCTCCCACAACCAAGGAACACTACAATTAAAGGTCCTTATACCAACATAGGATTTGAATTTGATTCTAAAACCAATGATTACAAATGTGTCGCCATCTGGTTCGACGATGAAGACTATGCATTTGAGGTATACACAGTTGGTTCTGATTCTTGGAGAGAGATCAACATGTCTCAAGATGTAATAGTTGGTATTATGGGTGCTAAATTACAAGATGGTTTATGTTGGAATGGTGTTTGTTACTGGTTTGTTGTGTTTGATGATACATATGAAAATGTCCTGACTTTTAATGTGAGTAATGAGGAATTTGACCTCATAAGGGATTTGCCAGTTGGTGAACTTTTGGTGTCTGATGATAGGCCTCACCTATCAGTGTGGAATGATTCACTTGTTTTGTGTTGGAGAGACACTGACAACAACCTTTGCATCTCCACCATGGATGGTACCAAAAATGTTCAGCTTCCAACATTAGACTGTCATTTTCGTGTTTTACCATTTTCCAAGAATGATGACTTTTTAATCAAATTCTGGAGAGATTATGGGACTCAAACACAGTTTGTGTCTTGCAACTTTCCTAGAGGAATTTCCatgattttttatgttttagctAGAAACATAGCTGCTTTTTTTGAATGTTTCTATGTCAAGACTCTGGTTTCCATTAAGAGAAGAggtgaagttgatcaaaaataG
- the LOC133037706 gene encoding xylulose 5-phosphate/phosphate translocator, chloroplastic-like, whose protein sequence is MVALNVITPITTTTKSFHRRYRYPLTTTTTTTNTLHYPSLPHQSTAAITNAHKAFPFSLNPICRIHHLLPRAASSSNGEEAEPASPLSTPTPKSKATQVQLAIVFGLWYFQNIVFNIYNKKALNLFPFPWLLASFQLFVGSIWMVALWSLKLQPCPKITKPFIVALLGPALFHTVGHISACVSFSKVAVSFTHVIKSSEPVFSVVFSSFLGDTYPLKVWLSILPIVMGCGLAAVTEVSFNPQGLWGALISNVGFVLRNIYSKRSLQSFKEVNGLNLYGWISIISLFYLFPVAIFVEGSQWVQGYHQAIAASAGKPYTFYTWVLISGLFYHLYNQSSYQALDEISPLTFSVGNTMKRVVVIVSTVLVFRNPVRPLNALGSAIAIFGTFLYSQATSGSKKKAIEEEKKN, encoded by the coding sequence ATGGTTGCTTTGAATGTCATAACCCcaatcaccaccaccaccaaatCTTTCCACCGTAGATATAGATACCCTCTAACcacaaccaccaccaccaccaacacCCTCCATTACCCATCTCTCCCTCACCAATCCACAGCCGCCATTACCAATGCCCACAAAGCTTTCCCCTTTTCACTCAACCCCATCTGTCGCATCCACCATCTTCTTCCCAGAGCAGCCTCCTCCTCCAACGGAGAAGAAGCAGAACCAGCTTCTCCCCTTTCAACCCCAACCCCAAAATCGAAGGCCACTCAGGTTCAGCTCGCCATTGTTTTCGGCCTCTGGTATTTCCAGAACATTGTCTTCAACATCTACAACAAGAAGGCTTTGAATCTCTTCCCATTCCCATGGCTTCTCGCTTCTTTTCAACTCTTTGTGGGTTCCATTTGGATGGTAGCTCTCTGGTCCTTAAAGCTCCAACCTTGCCCCAAAATCACTAAACCCTTCATTGTTGCTCTCCTTGGACCTGCATTGTTCCACACAGTAGGTCACATTTCAGCTTGCGTTTCATTCTCCAAGGTAGCTGTTTCGTTCACCCATGTCATCAAATCTTCAGAGCCTGTTTTCTCTGTTGTATTCTCCTCTTTCTTAGGTGATACATACCCTTTAAAGGTATGGCTCTCTATTCTCCCCATTGTTATGGGTTGTGGTTTAGCTGCAGTGACTGAGGTTTCTTTCAATCCCCAAGGCTTGTGGGGTGCTTTGATTAGCAATGTTGGGTTTGTTTTGAGGAATATTTACTCCAAAAGGAGTTTACAGAGCTTTAAGGAAGTAAATGGGCTTAATTTATATGGTTGGATTAGTATAATTTCACTGTTTTATCTATTTCCAGTGGCCATTTTTGTGGAAGGGTCTCAATGGGTTCAAGGGTATCACCAGGCCATTGCTGCTTCTGCTGGAAAACCTTACACATTCTATACATGGGTTTTGATCTCTGGTTTGTTTTACCATCTTTACAATCAATCTTCATACCAAGCTCTTGATGAAATTAGTCCATTGACATTTTCTGTTGGGAACACAATGAAGAGGGTGGTGGTTATAGTGTCTACTGTTTTGGTGTTTAGAAATCCAGTTAGGCCTCTTAATGCTCTTGGATCAGCCATTGCCATTTTTGGAACTTTCTTGTATTCACAGGCAACATCTGGATCAAAGAAAAAGgcaattgaagaggaaaagaagaaCTGA